Proteins encoded within one genomic window of Aquarana catesbeiana isolate 2022-GZ linkage group LG03, ASM4218655v1, whole genome shotgun sequence:
- the LOC141134231 gene encoding olfactory receptor 13A1-like produces MYENNQTIFTEVILLGFQSSKETSIVLFIFLLIVYILTLFGNLLIITLVYYNKTLHIPMYFFLIQLSISDILLTTDIAPNLLHMLLHKSGKISFTGCIFQQYIFDVMECTECLLLTVMSYDRYLAICNPLHYTSIMNEVFCIKLIICTWLLSIGAMMISSITIAYLDFCGPIIIDHFFCDVSPVLKLSCSYTFLAKVAQFEILLYSVPFILLPFITIIISYSYIIFSILKIPSNTGKKKAFSTCSSHLTVVCIFYVTLIVIYAFPASGQSLTIRKLVSLIYTVGTPLMNPIIYSLRNRDIKIAFAKLRSGLVHF; encoded by the coding sequence ATGTATGAAAACAACCAGACCATCTTTACTGAAGTCATCCTCTTGGGATTCCAAAGCTCCAAAGAAACCAGCATTGTTCTTTTCATTTTTCTCCTCATTGtttatattttgacactttttggaaaccTCTTGATTATCACACTGGTCTACTACAATAAAACCCTCCACATTCCAATGTACTTCTTCCTCATCCAGCTCTCCATATCTGATATTCTGCTAACCACAGATATTGCCCCAAACTTGCTTCACATGTTACTTCATAAGAGTGGAAAAATCTCCTTCACAGGCTGCATTTTCCAGCAATATATTTTTGATGTGATGGAATGTACTGAGTGCCTTCTTCTGACTGTAATGTCTTATGACCGATATTTGGCCATCTGTAACCCTTTGCATTACACTTCTATCATGAATGAGGTGTTTTGCATCAAACTTATCATATGTACTTGGTTGTTGAGCATTGGTGCCATGATGATTAGCTCAATTACAATAGCTTATCTTGATTTTTGTGGTCCAATTATAATTGACCATTTCTTCTGTGATGTCTCACCAGTGTTAAAACTTTCTTGTTCATATACGTTCTTGGCTAAAGTGGCTCAATTTGAAATACTATTGTATAGTGTTCCTTTTATTTTATTACCATTCATAACCATTATAATATCTTATAGTTATATTATTTTTAGCATCTTGAAAATCCCATCCAACACTGGAAAAAAGAAGGCTTTCTCCACCTGCAGCTCTCACTTGACAGTGGTTTGTATATTTTATGTAACACTAATTGTTATTTATGCCTTTCCAGCAAGTGGACAGTCATTGACTATACGCAAATTAGTATCACTGATCTATACAGTGGGGACACCACTGATGAATCCAATCATATACAGCTTGAGAAACAGAGATATAAAGATTGCTTTTGCTAAGTTAAGAAGCGGTTTAGTTCATTTTTAG